A single Stigmatopora argus isolate UIUO_Sarg chromosome 7, RoL_Sarg_1.0, whole genome shotgun sequence DNA region contains:
- the gucy1a1 gene encoding guanylate cyclase soluble subunit alpha-1, translating to MFCARLKELNISGECPFSKSNQKEEDDEQHGDAGESSVVHGGRRRTREIAPRSRSSRAKVNLHTLGESIRKLACPQFQRLHAALQVMMNQRGSSESFVFCCTDCRDEPEHLMEMMNAYSTKTAIPMETLRVSLGEELFHMCYEEDGHILRVVGGALHDFLNSFNVLLKQSNAPRADGGDCVKEVSVLCLDKDPGLLTVYFFNPRPTTELFFPGVIKAAARVLYHTTVDVLMDPPSAKDSILQSNPQHSLLYTVIVKGDKSLSPSPLRATSAGTLPTSLFSTIFPFHLILDQDLVLVQIGHGLRKRLSRKDGLRRASTFQEHFSIVRPQIKCTFQGMLTMLNTQFVLRIKHGVLGHDNTVKLMDLKGQMIYVSESNVILFLGSPCVDKLEELTGRGLYLSDIPIHNALRDVVLVGEQAKAQDGLKKRLGKAKAALEQAHQALEEEKKKTVDLLFSIFPGTVAQQLWQGQTVQAKNFEQVTLLFSDLVGFTAVCSLCTPMQVITMLNELYTRFDHHCGELDVYKVETIGDAYCVAGGLHKESDTHAAQIALMALKMMELSDEVRTPTGEQIQMRIGLHTGSVLAGVVGVKMPRYCLFGNNVTLANKFESCSQPRKINISPTTHRLLKERPEFVFIPRSRQELPSNFPDDIPGICYFLEASIKTSQLIRK from the exons ATGTTCTGCGCCAGGCTGAAGGAACTCAACATATCCGGAGAGTGTCCGTTCTCCAAAAGCAACCAGAAGGAGGAGGATGATGAGCAGCATGGAGATGCCGGGGAGAGCTCGGTCGTGCACGGTGGGAGAAGAAGGACGCGTGAGATCGCACCGAGATCGAGGAGCAGCAGAGCCAAAGTCAACCTACATACACTCGGAGAAAGCATTCGCAAACTGGCGTGTCCCCAG TTTCAGAGACTCCATGCTGCCCTCCAAGTAATGATGAACCAAAGAGGGAGTTCTGAAAG CTTTGTATTTTGTTGCACAGACTGCAGAGATGAACCGGAGCATTTGATGGAAATGATGAACGCGTACTCAACCAAAACAG CGATCCCGATGGAAACCTTGAGAGTGTCTCTCGGGGAGGAGCTCTTCCACATGTGCTACGAGGAGGACGGCCACATTTTGCGGGTGGTAGGGGGCGCTCTTCACGACTTCCTCAACAGCTTCAACGTGCTTCTGAAGCAGAGCAATGCCCCCCGAGCAGATGGAGGGGATTGCGTAAAGGAAGTGTCGGTGCTGTGCTTGGACAAAGATCCGGGTCTGCTCACTGTCTATTTCTTCAACCCCCGCCCCACCACCGAGCTTTTCTTCCCCGGGGTCATCAAGGCGGCCGCCCGTGTGCTCTATCACACCACTGTGGATGTTCTGATGGACCCCCCCAGTGCCAAAGACAGCATCCTTCAGTCCAATCCTCAGCACAGTCTTCTTTACACAGTGATTGTCAAAGGTGATAAAAGCCTGAGCCCCAGTCCTCTGCGGGCGACCTCAGCCGGGACCCTTCCTACCTCTTTGTTCTCCACTATCTTCCCCTTCCATCTAATCCTGGACCAGGATCTCGTTCTGGTGCAAATCGGACACGGGCTCAGGAAGAGACTGAGCAGAAAGGACGGCCTCAGGCGTGCTTCCACCTTCCAAGAACACTTTTCCATCGTGCGGCCTCAGATTAAATGCACCTTCCAAGGCATGCTGACCATGCTCAACACCCAGTTTGTCCTTCGGATCAAGCACGGGGTCTTGGGACATGACAACACAGTGAAG CTCATGGACCTCAAGGGCCAAATGATCTACGTTTCCGAGTCTAACGTGATCTTGTTCCTGGGTTCGCCATGTGTGGATAAGCTGGAGGAGCTAACGGGCCGCGGCCTCTACTTGTCCGACATTCCTATTCACAACGCGTTGCGCGATGTGGTCCTTGTTGGCGAACAGGCCAAAGCACAGGATGGCCTGAAGAAGCGTCTGGGCAAAGCCAAAGCGGCATTGGAGCAGGCTCACCAGGCGCTTgaggaagagaagaagaaaacagtGGACCTCCTCTTCTCCATCTTTCCTGGCACTGTAGCGCAGCAGCTGTGGCAGGGTCAAACGGTCCAAGCCAAGAATTTTGAGCAGGTCACATTGTTGTTTTCCGACCTAGTAGGCTTCACTGCTGTCTGCTCGCTGTGCACGCCGATGCAAGTCATCACCATGCTCAACGAGCTGTACACCAGGTTTGACCACCATTGTGGGGAGCTTGATGTTTACAAG GTGGAGACTATTGGGGATGCCTATTGTGTAGCTGGTGGCCTACATAAGGAGAGTGACACTCATGCGGCCCAGATTGCACTGATGGCCTTAAAGATGATGGAACTTTCTGATGAAGTCAGGACACCAACTGGAGAACAAATACAG ATGCGTATCGGCCTGCACACTGGTTCAGTGCTCGCTGGTGTAGTCGGAGTGAAGATGCCCCGTTATTGCCTTTTCGGTAATAACGTCACCCTGGCCAACAAGTTTGAGTCGTGCAGCCAACCCCGTAAAATCAACATCAGCCCGACCACACACAG ATTACTGAAGGAGCGTCCAGAGTTTGTTTTCATTCCCAG